A section of the Oryza sativa Japonica Group chromosome 1, ASM3414082v1 genome encodes:
- the LOC4326505 gene encoding nascent polypeptide-associated complex subunit alpha-like protein 1: protein MTAAETQEELLRKHLEEQKIEGDEPILEDDDDDEDDDDDEDDKDDDVEGAGGDASGRSKQSRSEKKSRKAMQKLGMKTITGVSRVTIKKSKNILFVISKPDVFKSPNSDTYVIFGEAKIEDLSSQLQTQAAEQFKAPDLSNVISKAEPSAAAQDDEEVDESGVEPKDIELVMTQATVSRSRAVKALKAANGDIVTAIMELTN, encoded by the exons GGAGATGAGCCTATCCTTGAggatgacgatgatgacgaggatgatgatgatgacgaggaTGACAAAGATGATGATGTAGAAG GAGCAGGAGGTGATGCTAGTGGAAGGTCTAAGCAGAGTAGGAGCGAGAAAAAGAGCAGGAAAGCCATGCAGAAACTTGGCATGAAGACCATCACTGGTGTGAGCCGTGTCACTATCAAAAAGAGCAAGAAC ATTCTGTTCGTCATCTCTAAACCAGATGTCTTCAAGAGCCCAAACTCAGACACCTACGTCATCTTCGGTGAGGCGAAGATCGAGGATCTGAGCTCGCAGCTGCAGACTCAAGCTGCAGAGCAGTTCAAGGCACCTGACCTGAGTAACGTCATCTCAAAGGCCGAGCCTTCTGCAGCAGCTCAGGATGACGAGGAGGTCGATGAGTCTGGCGTCGAGCCGAAGGACATTGAACTGGTGATGACACAGGCCACCGTGTCGAGATCGAGGGCGGTGAAGGCGCTGAAGGCTGCTAACGGTGACATTGTCACTGCCATCATGGAGCTGACGAACTAG